In a genomic window of Nostoc sp. UHCC 0870:
- a CDS encoding DUF948 domain-containing protein: MVDPLFWLGLSILLVAVSLTAVLVAAIPALQELARAARSAEKLFDMLSRELPPTLEAIRTTGIEIADLTDDVSQGVKSAGQVVKQVDQSIDSAKKQAQNLQLSTRSIVVGVKTAWKTFTRQKITKRTVERLSITEQSSLTIRERETLKSETRRPKAEAYRVHDGYNGSSTRQNSLDDEEY; the protein is encoded by the coding sequence GTGGTTGACCCCCTGTTTTGGTTGGGACTTTCTATTCTTCTAGTCGCTGTCAGTCTGACGGCTGTTTTAGTGGCGGCGATACCAGCTTTGCAGGAATTAGCAAGGGCAGCTCGCAGTGCCGAAAAGTTATTTGATATGCTATCGAGGGAATTGCCCCCTACCTTAGAAGCTATCCGCACTACAGGGATAGAAATCGCAGATTTGACTGACGATGTTAGTCAAGGTGTTAAAAGTGCCGGTCAAGTCGTGAAACAAGTTGACCAGAGCATAGATAGTGCAAAAAAACAAGCTCAAAACCTACAATTAAGTACACGTAGTATTGTAGTGGGTGTAAAAACTGCCTGGAAAACCTTCACCCGTCAAAAAATTACAAAGCGAACAGTTGAACGGTTATCAATAACTGAACAATCTTCCCTCACAATCAGAGAACGAGAAACTCTCAAGTCAGAAACTCGCCGCCCGAAAGCAGAAGCCTATCGCGTTCATGACGGCTACAATGGTTCTTCCACTCGGCAGAACAGTCTTGATGATGAAGAATACTAA
- a CDS encoding YtxH domain-containing protein, translating into MSNNRSGVFIGGLMLGATIGALAGLLAAPRTGRETRKLLKKSADAIPELAEDLSTSVQIQADRLSASALRNWDETLDRLREAIAAGVDASERETEVLKRQQANTDSDSLAQELER; encoded by the coding sequence ATGTCTAATAACCGTTCTGGAGTATTTATTGGTGGATTGATGCTAGGAGCTACTATCGGTGCTTTAGCAGGATTACTTGCAGCTCCACGCACAGGACGCGAAACTCGTAAACTTTTGAAAAAATCTGCCGATGCTATTCCTGAATTGGCGGAAGATTTATCAACAAGTGTACAAATTCAAGCCGACCGTCTTTCTGCCAGTGCCTTACGAAATTGGGATGAAACTTTAGATAGACTGCGGGAAGCCATAGCTGCTGGCGTAGATGCTAGTGAGCGTGAAACTGAAGTCTTAAAACGCCAACAAGCTAACACAGACTCAGACTCTCTCGCCCAAGAATTGGAACGCTGA